A window from Intestinimonas massiliensis (ex Afouda et al. 2020) encodes these proteins:
- a CDS encoding GNAT family N-acetyltransferase: protein MCADFVNLTPENLAHEHLCCIIRSRKPHPGVEAKRQWLSDRLPEGHVFRKRNAKATVFIEYAPLETAWVPIVGDNYYYLYCLWVSGDSRGHGYGRSLMEYCLADAREKGRSGVCMLGAQKQKAWLADQSFARKFGFEVVDTTANGYALLALSFDGTTPRFAPHAKKQEIERKELTIYYDLQCPYVHQAVETVRQYCEQNGIPVQFLLVDTLQKAKELPCVFNNWAVFYNGRFETVNLLDVSYLKRILKK from the coding sequence ATGTGCGCTGATTTTGTAAACCTGACCCCGGAAAACCTCGCCCACGAGCATTTGTGCTGTATCATCCGCAGCAGAAAGCCCCATCCGGGTGTGGAGGCCAAGCGGCAGTGGCTGTCGGACCGCCTGCCGGAAGGGCATGTTTTTCGAAAGCGAAATGCCAAGGCCACGGTTTTCATCGAATACGCGCCGCTTGAGACCGCGTGGGTTCCAATCGTCGGCGACAACTATTATTATCTGTACTGTCTGTGGGTCTCCGGCGACAGCAGGGGACACGGGTACGGGAGGTCGCTGATGGAATATTGCCTGGCCGACGCAAGAGAAAAGGGCCGGTCCGGCGTGTGCATGCTGGGGGCGCAAAAACAAAAAGCGTGGCTTGCCGACCAATCCTTTGCCCGAAAGTTCGGTTTCGAGGTGGTCGATACCACCGCCAACGGCTATGCGCTGCTCGCCCTCTCTTTTGACGGAACAACGCCGAGGTTTGCTCCCCATGCGAAAAAGCAGGAAATCGAGCGCAAGGAGCTCACCATTTACTATGATCTGCAATGCCCCTACGTCCATCAAGCCGTCGAAACGGTCAGACAGTATTGCGAGCAGAACGGCATCCCCGTTCAGTTTCTTCTGGTGGACACGCTGCAAAAGGCAAAGGAGCTGCCCTGTGTGTTCAACAACTGGGCCGTATTTTACAACGGAAGGTTTGAAACCGTAAACCTGCTGGATGTCTCCTATCTAAAGCGAATCCTCAAAAAATGA
- a CDS encoding alanine racemase: MKALVIERDLVRRNAAVIKEKAGSAAIYAVLTGDAHGAGLVEMAGLLRAEGIGRFAVSEPADAAALRKAGFVEEELLMLRSTTDRDELEQLIDLNVVCTIGSYDTGVALNGLAEARSTVVEAHIQVDTGLGYGGFLAGEPEKILSMYRYLPNVALSGVYTQMHASSRGERDASAQLEEFQRVVQCIVDAGFETGVVHAAGSDALMHYEFAKLDAVRVGSAFLGRCRRTRGDGLQTVGHGEATLEEIRWLPKGHTVGSSSLITLKKPTRVAVLPVGYQNGFGAQRPRESGLFALLRWWMRARKQTVQIGGQKARVIGPIGAIETLVDVTEMKCGPGDAAVFELDPLYARGLPREYR, translated from the coding sequence GTGAAAGCCCTTGTGATCGAGAGAGATTTGGTGCGCCGCAACGCCGCCGTCATCAAGGAGAAGGCGGGCTCCGCCGCCATCTACGCCGTCCTGACCGGGGACGCCCACGGGGCCGGTCTGGTGGAGATGGCCGGGCTGCTCCGGGCCGAGGGCATCGGCCGCTTCGCCGTCTCCGAGCCGGCGGACGCCGCCGCCCTGCGCAAGGCGGGCTTTGTGGAGGAGGAGCTTCTCATGCTCCGCTCCACCACGGACCGGGACGAGCTGGAGCAGCTCATCGACCTGAACGTGGTGTGCACCATCGGCTCCTATGACACCGGCGTGGCCCTCAACGGTCTGGCCGAGGCCCGCTCCACCGTGGTGGAGGCCCATATCCAGGTGGACACCGGCCTGGGCTACGGCGGCTTTCTGGCCGGCGAGCCGGAGAAGATTCTCTCCATGTACCGCTACCTGCCCAACGTGGCCCTGTCCGGCGTCTACACCCAGATGCACGCCTCCAGCCGTGGGGAGCGGGACGCCTCCGCCCAACTGGAGGAGTTTCAGCGGGTGGTGCAGTGCATCGTAGACGCCGGCTTTGAGACCGGCGTGGTCCACGCCGCGGGGTCGGACGCGCTGATGCATTACGAGTTCGCCAAGCTGGACGCGGTGCGGGTGGGCTCCGCCTTCCTGGGCCGGTGCCGCCGCACCCGGGGAGACGGGCTCCAGACCGTGGGGCACGGCGAGGCCACCCTGGAGGAAATCCGGTGGCTGCCCAAGGGGCACACCGTGGGCTCCAGCTCCCTCATCACCCTGAAAAAGCCCACCCGGGTGGCGGTGCTGCCCGTGGGCTACCAGAACGGCTTCGGGGCCCAGCGCCCGCGGGAGAGCGGGCTGTTCGCCCTGCTGCGCTGGTGGATGCGCGCCCGGAAGCAGACGGTGCAGATCGGGGGGCAGAAGGCCCGGGTCATCGGCCCCATCGGCGCCATAGAGACCCTGGTGGACGTAACCGAAATGAAGTGCGGCCCCGGCGACGCCGCCGTTTTTGAGCTGGACCCCCTGTATGCCAGGGGCCTGCCCAGGGAATACCGATAG
- a CDS encoding MBL fold metallo-hydrolase, with the protein MNNQKQFEVKDMIVKTMPVGEIGTNCYLLGDESAKVCAVVDPGGDAPAIRKMIEDSGCALKLILLTHAHYDHTGGIEGLEEFYPHTPVYVHMGDVEGVSRGLFPPIDESVRRSYGEGDQVELGGLTIDVLHTPGHSKGSVTLKVGDVLFTGDTLFQGSMGRTDLRGGSYEAIMASLKRLGELPGDYHVCPGHMGLSTLERERKTNYYMQEALHG; encoded by the coding sequence GTGAACAACCAGAAACAATTTGAGGTGAAGGATATGATCGTAAAAACCATGCCCGTGGGCGAGATTGGCACCAACTGCTACCTGCTGGGCGACGAGAGCGCCAAGGTCTGCGCCGTGGTGGACCCCGGCGGGGACGCTCCCGCCATCCGGAAGATGATCGAGGACTCCGGGTGCGCGCTCAAGCTCATTCTGCTGACCCACGCCCACTATGACCACACCGGCGGCATCGAGGGGCTGGAGGAATTCTACCCCCACACCCCCGTCTACGTCCACATGGGGGACGTGGAGGGGGTCTCCAGGGGTCTGTTCCCCCCCATCGACGAGAGCGTGCGCCGCTCTTACGGCGAGGGGGACCAGGTGGAGCTGGGAGGCCTGACCATCGACGTGCTCCACACCCCCGGCCACTCCAAGGGCTCCGTCACCCTGAAGGTGGGCGACGTGCTCTTCACCGGCGACACCCTGTTCCAGGGCTCCATGGGCCGCACCGATCTGCGGGGCGGCAGCTACGAGGCGATCATGGCCTCCCTCAAGCGGCTGGGCGAGCTGCCCGGCGACTACCATGTCTGCCCCGGCCACATGGGCCTGTCCACGCTGGAGCGGGAGCGGAAAACCAATTACTACATGCAGGAAGCCCTGCACGGCTGA
- a CDS encoding Mrp/NBP35 family ATP-binding protein: protein MSECTHDCSSCGESCGERTAPMDFRAPMNPLSDIKKVIAVVSGKGGVGKSTVTCTLAAAMAQRGKKTAVLDADITGPSVPTAFGLHQHAVGSDLGIEPVVSRGGVEVMSLNFLTENETDPVVWRGPVIAGTVKQFWSEVVWGNVDFMFVDMPPGTGDVPLTVFQSLPIDGVIVVTSPQDLVSMIVTKAVKMAELMEIPILGIVENYSYFQCPDCGKEHAIFGESKVERVAADLGLKVLAKLPIDSALASACDNGGVEDYQPNPMAGVAEVLERL, encoded by the coding sequence ATGTCTGAGTGTACCCATGATTGCTCCTCCTGCGGCGAGTCCTGCGGAGAGCGCACGGCGCCCATGGACTTCCGCGCGCCCATGAATCCCCTGTCCGACATCAAAAAGGTCATCGCCGTGGTCAGCGGCAAGGGCGGCGTGGGCAAGTCCACCGTCACCTGCACCCTGGCCGCCGCCATGGCCCAGCGGGGCAAAAAGACCGCCGTGCTGGACGCCGACATCACCGGCCCCAGCGTCCCCACCGCCTTTGGACTCCATCAGCACGCCGTGGGCAGCGATCTGGGCATCGAGCCCGTGGTCTCCAGGGGGGGCGTGGAGGTCATGAGCCTCAACTTCCTCACTGAGAACGAGACCGACCCGGTGGTGTGGCGGGGGCCCGTCATCGCCGGCACGGTCAAGCAGTTCTGGAGCGAGGTGGTCTGGGGCAACGTGGACTTCATGTTCGTGGATATGCCTCCCGGCACCGGCGACGTGCCCCTGACCGTGTTCCAGTCCCTGCCCATCGACGGCGTCATCGTGGTCACCTCTCCCCAGGACCTGGTCAGCATGATCGTCACCAAGGCCGTCAAGATGGCCGAGCTGATGGAGATCCCCATCCTGGGCATCGTGGAAAACTACAGCTACTTCCAGTGCCCCGACTGCGGCAAAGAGCACGCCATCTTTGGAGAGAGCAAGGTGGAGCGGGTGGCCGCCGACCTGGGCCTGAAGGTGCTGGCCAAGCTGCCCATCGACTCCGCGCTGGCCTCCGCCTGCGACAACGGCGGAGTGGAGGACTATCAGCCCAACCCCATGGCCGGCGTGGCCGAGGTCCTGGAGCGCCTGTAA
- a CDS encoding uridine kinase family protein, which produces MAYQLTEINQKIQADPKAFLAECDANYQKRLEDAADRIIAGMAESPVVLLSGPSGSGKTTTALKLEQELERRGINTHTISMDNYFKTLNRSTAPRTPEGDIDYESPLLLDMDLLDDTFTKLSRGEWVVVPKFEFARQMRNDSRGTLLKLDKNEIAIFEGIHALNDDIAGRHPEATTLYISARSDIREGEDLRFKGTWMRISRRAVRDYNFRGTDLVETLSMWYNVRRGEKRYISPFKGRADVIIDSSLRYEVPVFANYAAPLREALDQVAPDNERFQELHELVDAFRYFTPIDPALVPADSLLREFIGGGSYHY; this is translated from the coding sequence ATGGCCTACCAACTGACCGAGATCAACCAGAAGATCCAGGCCGACCCCAAGGCCTTTCTCGCCGAGTGCGACGCCAACTACCAAAAGCGGCTGGAGGACGCCGCCGACCGCATCATTGCGGGAATGGCGGAGAGCCCGGTGGTGTTGCTGTCCGGCCCCTCCGGCTCGGGCAAGACCACCACGGCCCTCAAGCTGGAGCAGGAGCTGGAGCGGCGGGGCATCAACACCCACACCATCTCCATGGACAACTACTTCAAGACTCTCAACCGCAGCACCGCGCCCCGCACCCCCGAGGGGGACATCGACTACGAATCCCCCCTGCTGCTGGACATGGACCTGCTGGACGACACCTTCACCAAGCTCTCCAGGGGGGAGTGGGTGGTGGTGCCCAAGTTTGAGTTTGCCCGGCAGATGCGCAACGACAGCCGGGGCACCCTGCTGAAGCTGGACAAAAACGAGATCGCCATCTTCGAGGGCATTCACGCCCTCAATGACGACATCGCCGGGCGGCACCCGGAGGCCACCACTCTCTATATCTCCGCCCGGTCCGATATCCGGGAGGGGGAGGATCTGCGCTTCAAGGGCACGTGGATGCGCATCTCCCGCCGGGCGGTGCGGGACTACAATTTCCGGGGCACCGATCTGGTGGAGACCCTGTCCATGTGGTACAATGTGCGCCGGGGGGAGAAGCGCTACATCTCCCCCTTCAAGGGCCGGGCCGACGTCATCATCGACTCCTCCCTGCGTTATGAGGTGCCCGTTTTCGCCAACTACGCCGCCCCCCTCCGGGAAGCCCTGGACCAGGTGGCCCCCGACAACGAGCGCTTCCAGGAGCTCCACGAGCTGGTGGACGCCTTCCGCTACTTTACCCCCATCGACCCCGCGCTGGTCCCCGCCGACTCCCTTCTGCGGGAGTTCATCGGCGGCGGCAGCTACCATTACTGA
- a CDS encoding DJ-1/PfpI family protein — protein MSKKVLLLCGDFTEDYETMVPFQALSMLGYQVDAVCPDKKAGDTVATAVHDFLGEQTYTELRGHNFALTADFDGVKTEDYAGLFITGGRAPEYIRLNARVIEIVQAFFAAGKPVAAICHGPQVLTAAGVLKGYRATCYPAVGPDITVAGGEYVEVPVDQAVVDRNLVTSPAWPGNTAICREFAKLMGAKFEV, from the coding sequence ATGTCGAAAAAGGTATTGCTGCTGTGCGGAGATTTTACCGAGGATTATGAGACCATGGTGCCCTTCCAGGCTCTGAGCATGCTCGGCTACCAGGTGGACGCCGTCTGCCCGGACAAGAAGGCCGGCGACACCGTGGCCACCGCCGTCCATGATTTTCTGGGCGAGCAGACCTACACCGAGCTGCGGGGCCACAATTTTGCCCTCACCGCCGATTTCGACGGCGTAAAGACCGAGGATTACGCCGGCCTCTTCATCACCGGCGGCCGGGCCCCCGAGTACATCCGCCTCAACGCCCGGGTCATCGAGATCGTCCAGGCGTTCTTTGCCGCCGGCAAGCCGGTGGCCGCCATCTGCCACGGCCCCCAGGTGCTCACCGCCGCCGGGGTGCTGAAGGGCTACAGGGCCACCTGCTACCCCGCCGTGGGCCCCGATATCACCGTGGCCGGCGGCGAGTATGTGGAGGTGCCGGTGGACCAGGCCGTGGTGGACCGCAATCTGGTCACCTCCCCCGCCTGGCCGGGCAATACCGCCATCTGCCGGGAGTTCGCCAAGCTGATGGGCGCCAAGTTCGAGGTCTGA
- the miaB gene encoding tRNA (N6-isopentenyl adenosine(37)-C2)-methylthiotransferase MiaB produces MKQATTRISPEDIARQKDFCAQVAAMNAPLPTPPLAFVDTYGCQQNEADSERIRGYLAEMGYGFTDDERTAAVVVINTCAVREHAEQRVLGNVGALTHTKRRNPNQIICLCGCMMQEPHNVEKVRRSFRHVDLVFGPHALWRFPELLWRIQTRRGRIFDTPDEAGSIAEGMPVRRQGSIRAWVSIMYGCNNFCSYCIVPYVRGRERSRDPEDILSEVRELAAAGYKDITLLGQNVNSYGRDLDADVDFAWLLEQVNAVPGDFLIRFMTSHPKDASERLFDAMARCEKVAPHLHLPFQAGNDRVLAAMNRGYTREHYLGLVRSLRQRIPDIVLTSDIIVGFPGETTAEFEDTLTVLREVEFDALFTFLYSPREGTPAARLPDPLSKEEKAANFQRLVDLQNEISAKKQQGYVGRTLRCLVDEPSDDPRHNLNARTAGGRLVHLTGDPALLGQFVDLKITGASTWTLFGEPAE; encoded by the coding sequence TTGAAGCAAGCTACGACACGGATTTCCCCCGAGGATATCGCCCGGCAGAAGGACTTCTGCGCCCAGGTGGCGGCCATGAACGCCCCCCTGCCCACGCCCCCCCTGGCCTTTGTGGACACCTACGGCTGTCAGCAGAACGAGGCCGACTCCGAGCGCATCCGGGGCTACCTGGCCGAGATGGGCTACGGCTTTACCGACGATGAGCGCACCGCCGCCGTGGTGGTCATCAACACCTGCGCCGTGCGGGAGCACGCCGAGCAGCGGGTGCTGGGCAACGTGGGGGCCCTGACCCATACCAAGCGCCGCAACCCCAACCAGATCATCTGCCTGTGCGGCTGCATGATGCAGGAGCCCCACAATGTGGAGAAGGTGCGCCGGTCCTTCCGCCATGTGGACCTGGTGTTCGGGCCCCACGCCCTGTGGCGGTTCCCGGAGCTTTTGTGGCGCATCCAGACGAGACGGGGCCGCATTTTCGACACCCCGGACGAGGCGGGCTCCATTGCAGAGGGGATGCCCGTCCGGCGGCAGGGGAGCATCAGGGCCTGGGTTTCCATCATGTACGGGTGCAACAACTTCTGCTCCTATTGCATCGTGCCCTACGTCCGGGGCCGGGAGCGCTCCCGAGACCCGGAGGACATCCTCTCCGAGGTGCGGGAGCTGGCGGCAGCGGGATATAAGGACATCACCCTGCTGGGCCAGAACGTCAACTCCTACGGCCGGGACCTGGACGCCGATGTGGACTTCGCCTGGCTCCTGGAGCAGGTCAACGCCGTCCCCGGCGACTTTTTGATCCGCTTTATGACCAGCCACCCCAAGGACGCCTCGGAGCGGCTGTTCGACGCCATGGCCCGGTGTGAGAAGGTGGCCCCCCACCTCCACCTGCCCTTCCAGGCGGGCAACGACCGGGTGCTGGCCGCCATGAACCGGGGCTACACCCGGGAACACTACCTGGGGCTCGTCCGGTCCCTGCGCCAGCGCATCCCCGACATTGTGCTCACCTCCGACATCATCGTGGGCTTCCCCGGCGAGACCACCGCGGAGTTCGAGGACACGCTGACCGTGCTGCGGGAGGTGGAGTTCGACGCCCTGTTCACCTTCCTTTACTCCCCCCGGGAGGGCACCCCGGCCGCCAGGCTGCCCGACCCCCTGAGCAAGGAGGAGAAGGCCGCCAACTTCCAGCGGCTGGTGGACCTCCAGAACGAGATCTCCGCCAAGAAGCAGCAGGGCTACGTTGGAAGGACCCTGCGCTGCCTGGTGGACGAGCCCTCCGACGACCCCCGCCACAATCTGAACGCCCGCACCGCCGGGGGCCGGCTGGTCCACCTCACGGGGGACCCCGCCCTGCTGGGGCAGTTCGTGGACCTGAAGATCACCGGTGCCTCCACCTGGACCCTCTTTGGGGAGCCGGCGGAGTAA
- the hemZ gene encoding coproporphyrinogen dehydrogenase HemZ produces the protein MDCAQATLAAKRTLAPEDVSLYVGIPFCPTRCAYCSFVSAGVGRTFSLMEPYVDALCREIAAAGAAVRRGGRRIKSVYIGGGTPTTLSPALLDRLMGALEGAFDLSACAEYTVEAGRPDTITAEKLSVLRERGCTRVSVNPQSMDDRVLAAIGRAHSAADILQAWDLVRRAGFPYANMDLIAGLPADTPEGFRASLDQVLSLGPENVTVHTLALKKGSRLTLEKNGALPAPEQVSAMLDYAWGALRAAGYAPYYLYRQKYMSGGFENVGWCRPGAESLYNICMMEELHTILSLGSGGVTKVIDPRAGSLVRQANPKYPKEYIETLDPILQAKENLTWPTN, from the coding sequence CTGGACTGCGCCCAGGCCACCCTGGCCGCCAAGCGCACGCTGGCGCCGGAGGACGTCTCCCTCTATGTGGGCATCCCCTTCTGCCCCACCCGGTGCGCCTACTGCTCCTTTGTCTCCGCCGGCGTGGGGCGCACCTTCTCGCTCATGGAGCCCTATGTGGACGCCCTGTGCCGGGAAATCGCCGCCGCCGGGGCGGCCGTCCGGCGGGGCGGCAGGCGGATCAAGTCGGTCTACATCGGCGGCGGCACCCCCACCACCCTGAGCCCCGCCCTGCTGGACCGGCTCATGGGGGCGCTGGAGGGGGCCTTTGACCTGAGCGCCTGCGCCGAGTACACGGTGGAGGCCGGGCGGCCCGACACCATCACGGCGGAAAAGCTCTCCGTCCTGCGCGAGCGGGGCTGCACCCGGGTGTCGGTGAATCCCCAGTCCATGGACGACCGGGTCCTGGCCGCCATCGGCCGGGCCCACAGCGCCGCCGACATCCTCCAGGCCTGGGACCTGGTGCGGCGGGCTGGGTTCCCCTACGCCAACATGGACCTGATCGCCGGGCTCCCCGCCGACACCCCCGAGGGCTTCCGCGCCTCTCTGGACCAGGTGCTCTCCCTGGGGCCGGAAAATGTCACCGTCCACACCCTGGCTCTCAAGAAGGGCTCGCGCCTCACCCTGGAGAAAAACGGCGCCCTCCCCGCGCCGGAGCAGGTGTCCGCCATGCTGGACTATGCGTGGGGCGCCCTGCGCGCGGCGGGCTACGCCCCCTACTACCTCTACCGGCAGAAGTATATGTCCGGCGGGTTTGAAAACGTGGGCTGGTGCCGGCCGGGGGCGGAGAGCCTCTACAACATCTGTATGATGGAGGAGCTGCATACCATCCTCTCTCTGGGCTCCGGCGGGGTGACCAAGGTCATCGACCCCCGGGCCGGGAGCCTGGTGCGGCAGGCCAACCCCAAGTATCCCAAGGAATATATCGAGACCCTGGACCCCATTTTACAGGCAAAGGAGAACCTGACATGGCCTACCAACTGA
- the dtd gene encoding D-aminoacyl-tRNA deacylase, which translates to MKAVVTRVTSASVTIGGEVCGQIGRGFLVLLGVGPNDTEAQAARLADKVTGLRVFEDENEKMNRNLAAVGGGLLVVSQFTLYADTKSRRPGFTGAAKPDVAIPLYEAFLSECARLGFPPQHGRFGADMQVCSVNDGPVTILLDTDLM; encoded by the coding sequence ATGAAAGCTGTTGTTACCCGCGTGACCTCCGCCTCGGTGACCATCGGCGGGGAGGTCTGCGGCCAGATCGGTCGCGGCTTCCTGGTGCTGCTGGGGGTGGGTCCCAACGACACCGAGGCCCAGGCCGCCAGGCTGGCCGACAAGGTCACCGGCCTGCGGGTCTTTGAGGACGAGAACGAAAAGATGAACCGGAACCTGGCCGCGGTGGGGGGCGGGCTGCTGGTGGTCAGCCAGTTCACCCTGTACGCCGACACCAAGTCCCGCCGGCCCGGCTTTACCGGGGCCGCCAAGCCCGACGTGGCCATCCCCCTGTACGAGGCTTTTCTGTCCGAGTGCGCCCGGCTGGGCTTTCCCCCACAGCACGGCCGCTTCGGCGCCGACATGCAGGTCTGCTCCGTCAACGACGGACCGGTGACCATTCTGCTGGATACGGATCTGATGTGA
- the lepA gene encoding translation elongation factor 4 has protein sequence MTDQSKIRNFSIIAHIDHGKSTLSDRLIEACNAVSEREMESQLLDNMDLERERGITIKARAVRLTYQARDGESYELNLIDTPGHVDFNYEVSRSLAACEGALLIVDAAQGIEAQTLANTYLAMEHDLEILPVINKIDLPAADPRKVKDEIENVIGLPAQDAPEISAKMGVNIPAVLEDIVANVPAPKGDPKAPLRALIFDSQYDPYRGVIVYFRVMEGTIRTGMPVKLMASGAKYEVLECGHLLPIGMEPCRELIAGEVGYFTASIKDVKDTRVGDTITGAEAPAAEPLPGYRPAKAMVYCGIYTEDGSKYPDLRDALEKLQLNDASLSFEPESSVALGFGFRCGFLGMLHMEIIQERLEREFGLDLITTLPSVIYEITKTDGSVVHVDNPHNYPDPGAILEAREPYAKVSIISPPDYVGNIMPMCQERRAEFRDMQYLDTNLVELHYSMPINEIIYDFFDTLKARTKGYASLDYELECYHSSELVKVDMLLNGDQVDALSFIAHRDKAYPRARRLCEKLKENIPRQLFEIPVQAAIGGKIIARETVKAMRKDVLAKCYGGDITRKKKLLEKQKEGKKKMRSLGTVQIPTEAFMAVLKLDEE, from the coding sequence TTGACCGACCAATCGAAGATTCGAAATTTCAGCATCATCGCCCACATTGACCACGGCAAGTCCACGCTGTCCGACCGGCTGATCGAGGCGTGCAACGCCGTATCCGAGCGGGAGATGGAGAGCCAACTGCTGGACAACATGGACCTGGAGCGGGAGCGGGGCATCACCATCAAGGCACGGGCGGTCCGGCTGACCTACCAGGCCCGGGACGGCGAGAGCTATGAGCTCAACCTGATCGACACCCCGGGCCATGTGGACTTCAACTATGAGGTGTCCCGGTCCCTGGCGGCCTGCGAGGGCGCCCTGCTCATTGTGGACGCCGCCCAGGGCATCGAGGCCCAGACCCTGGCCAACACCTACCTGGCCATGGAGCACGATCTGGAGATCCTGCCGGTCATCAACAAGATCGACCTGCCCGCCGCCGACCCCCGGAAGGTGAAGGATGAGATCGAGAACGTCATCGGCCTGCCCGCCCAGGACGCGCCGGAAATCTCCGCCAAGATGGGCGTCAACATCCCGGCGGTGTTGGAGGATATCGTAGCCAACGTGCCCGCCCCCAAGGGCGATCCCAAGGCCCCCCTCCGGGCCCTGATCTTCGACAGCCAGTACGACCCCTACCGGGGGGTCATCGTCTACTTCCGGGTGATGGAGGGGACCATCCGGACGGGGATGCCGGTCAAGCTGATGGCCTCGGGCGCCAAGTACGAGGTGCTGGAGTGCGGCCACCTGCTGCCCATCGGCATGGAGCCCTGCCGGGAGCTCATCGCCGGGGAGGTGGGCTATTTTACCGCCTCCATCAAGGACGTGAAGGACACCCGGGTGGGCGACACCATCACCGGAGCCGAGGCTCCGGCGGCCGAGCCCCTGCCCGGCTACCGCCCCGCCAAGGCCATGGTCTACTGCGGCATCTACACCGAGGACGGCTCCAAGTATCCCGACCTGCGGGACGCCCTGGAGAAGCTCCAGCTCAACGACGCCTCCCTGTCCTTCGAGCCGGAGTCCTCCGTGGCTCTGGGCTTCGGCTTCCGGTGCGGCTTTTTGGGGATGCTCCACATGGAGATCATTCAGGAACGGCTGGAGCGGGAGTTCGGCCTGGACCTCATCACCACCCTGCCCTCGGTGATCTATGAGATTACCAAGACCGACGGCTCGGTGGTCCATGTGGACAATCCCCACAACTACCCGGACCCCGGGGCCATTCTGGAGGCTCGGGAGCCCTATGCCAAGGTGTCCATCATCTCGCCGCCGGACTATGTGGGCAACATCATGCCCATGTGTCAGGAGCGGCGGGCGGAGTTCAGGGATATGCAATATCTGGACACCAACCTGGTGGAGCTCCACTACTCCATGCCCATCAATGAGATCATCTACGATTTTTTCGATACCCTGAAGGCCCGGACCAAAGGCTATGCCTCCCTGGACTATGAGCTGGAGTGCTATCATTCCTCCGAGCTGGTGAAGGTGGACATGCTGCTCAACGGCGACCAGGTGGACGCCCTGAGCTTTATTGCCCACAGGGACAAGGCCTATCCCCGGGCGAGAAGGCTGTGCGAGAAGCTGAAGGAGAACATCCCCCGCCAGCTCTTCGAGATTCCGGTCCAGGCCGCCATCGGGGGCAAGATCATCGCCCGTGAGACAGTGAAGGCCATGCGCAAGGACGTGCTGGCCAAGTGCTACGGCGGCGACATCACCCGGAAGAAGAAGCTGCTGGAAAAGCAGAAAGAGGGCAAAAAAAAGATGCGCTCCTTGGGGACGGTTCAGATTCCGACGGAGGCATTTATGGCGGTATTGAAGCTGGACGAGGAATAG